From Nicotiana tabacum cultivar K326 chromosome 22, ASM71507v2, whole genome shotgun sequence, one genomic window encodes:
- the LOC107785006 gene encoding small ribosomal subunit protein uS17, whose translation MAEQTEKAFLKQPGVFLSSKKTGKGKRPGKGGNRYFKSIGLGFKTPREAVEGTYIDKKCPFTGNVSIRGRILAGTCHSAKMNRTIIVRRNYLHYVKKYQRYEKRHSNIPAHISPCFRVKEGDHVIIGQCRPLSKTVRFNVLKVIPAGSAGGGKKAFTGM comes from the exons ATGGCGGAGCAG ACGGAGAAGGCGTTTTTGAAGCAGCCAGGTGTTTTTCTAAG CTCGAAGAAGACAGGGAAAGGGAAAAGGCCAGGAAAGGGAGGCAATCGCTACTTTAAGAGTATCGGTCTAGGGTTCAAGACTCCTCGTGAGGCTGTTGAAG GTACATATATTGACAAGAAATGCCCATTCACTGGCAATGTTTCTATCCGAGGTCGTATCCTTGCTGGTACATGCCACAGTGCTAAGATGAACAGAACCATCATTGTTCGACGCAACTACTTACATTATGTCAAGAAGTACCAGAG aTATGAGAAGAGGCACTCAAACATTCCAGCGCACATATCACCATGCTTCCGTGTGAAAGAGGGAGATCATGTTATCATTGGACAGTGCAG GCCTTTGTCCAAAACCGTGAGGTTCAATGTCTTAAAGGTGATTCCAGCTGGTTCTGCTGGTGGAGGTAAAAAGGCTTTTACCGGGATGTGA
- the LOC142176213 gene encoding F-box/kelch-repeat protein At3g23880-like, with product MGSRIEEEILRRLPVKSLLRFKCVSESWKTLISEPHFKKKHLNHAKNQNPPKMLIGQTCPKDDTFYFYSSSLSSHRIVEDVRNLDCPSNFVPGFCKIYCCCDGLFLIGIDNTPNSSILLLWNPLTRESIVLPDQNENSNYSIYGLGYDPTSDDYKVLKVEDDEDYEDDDDCEISNEILSLKSGSWRKISDSNDKDYNCLSSADSMDCLAFVHGAFHWHGFTERNGFLFSVISFNISNEQYGEIPLPERMCLPSNMIDHGVAVLGGMLSINCVYCNGTNFFDLWVMKDYGVEESWIKLFTITNARIPSIIPIVPKYMFADGEVLFSCGRRTEFMTSKGPYGFSNLIWSLASGDIDTCGYVYTESLIFPEVNL from the coding sequence ATGGGAAGTCGCATTGAAGAGGAAATCCTGAGAAGGTTACCAGTGAAGTCTCTTCTTCGATTCAAGTGTGTTTCTGAATCTTGGAAGACATTAATCTCTGAACCTCACTTTAAGAAGAAGCATCTCAATCATGCGAAGAATCAAAATCCCCCAAAAATGCTTATTGGCCAAACATGCCCTAAGGATGATACTTTTTACTTCTATTCTTCCTCTTTGTCGTCGCATCGTATCGTTGAGGATGTTCGGAATCTTGATTGCCCTTCAAACTTTGTTCCGGGCTTCTGCAAGATCTATTGTTGTTGTGATGGCTTGTTTTTAATTGGGATTGATAATACACCTAATTCTTCAATATTGTTGTTGTGGAACCCCTTAACAAGAGAATCAATAGTACTTCCCGACCAGAATGAGAATTCCAATTATTCTATTTATGGATTGGGATATGACCCAACTAGTGATGACTATAAGGTGTTGAAGGTTGAGGATGATGAAGATTATGAGGATGACGATGATTGTGAAATATCCAATGAAATTCTCTCACTAAAAAGTGGTTCATGGAGAAAAATTAGTGATAGCAACGATAAGGATTATAACTGTTTGTCATCGGCCGATAGTATGGACTGTCTGGCATTTGTACATGGAGCATTTCATTGGCATGGTTTTACAGAAAGAAATGGCtttttgttttctgttatttcttttaATATTTCAAATGAGCAGTACGGAGAGATACCGTTGCCAGAACGAATGTGCTTGCCGTCTAACATGATCGACCATGGCGTAGCAGTGTTGGGAGGAATGCTCTCTATAAATTGTGTTTACTGCAATGGAACTAATTTTTTTGATTTGTGGGTAATGAAAGACTACGGCGTAGAAGAATCTTGGATTAAATTATTTACCATCACAAATGCCAGGATTCCTTCCATCATACCAATCGTACCCAAGTATATGTTTGCTGATGGTGAAGTTTTATTCAGTTGCGGAAGAAGAACCGAATTTATGACATCCAAAGGACCATATGGATTTAGCAATCTAATATGGTCTCTAGCTAGTGGTGACATTGACACATGTGGATATGTTTATACGGAAAGTTTGATCTTTCCAGAAGTAAATCTCTAG